One Pullulanibacillus sp. KACC 23026 DNA segment encodes these proteins:
- the ade gene encoding adenine deaminase — MLITKEHLQKRIAVASKQIPADIVIKNGIIIDVFNLEFLQADLAICDGFFVGIGEFEGNQIIDAKGRYISPALIDGHVHIESSMITPSEFAKVVLPHGVTTVVTDPHEIANVSGVEGLEFMLNNSEGSPLDVYVMLPSCVPATPFEHNGAVLTSRELEPFYSHPRVLGLAEVMDYPSLRMADDRMLDKVEMTLQRGGHIDGHLAGLDSTAVNVYKASGITTDHESHTIEEGKSRLARGMYLLIREGSVAKDLTSLIDLVTLKNARRCVFCTDDKHLDDLIEEGSINHIVRLAIQCGLDPLLAIQMATLNPAECYGLSHKGALAPGYQADFLLIDDLENMSIAEVYKSGQCVAKNGVYLEKPEASVTSESKVSRSIVLPKLTSESLQLPLTSSQANVIGIIPNQITTNKLVEEVNRDHGLFVPSLESDQLKMVVIERHHQTGNIGLGIVKGFGLKAGAIATTIAHDSHNIVATGTNDADLHIAIEAVADCHGGLVIVKDQKVIASLSLSIGGLMSDQSYKQVYDGLLQIKPALLKLGFVGDFNPFLTLSFLTLPVIPSLKLTDMGLFDVQTMSHIPVSV; from the coding sequence ATGCTGATTACTAAAGAACACTTACAAAAACGAATTGCGGTGGCGAGCAAACAAATTCCTGCTGACATAGTCATAAAAAACGGAATTATTATTGATGTCTTTAATTTAGAATTCCTGCAGGCGGACTTAGCCATTTGCGATGGCTTTTTCGTCGGAATCGGTGAATTTGAGGGAAATCAGATTATTGATGCAAAAGGTCGTTATATAAGTCCTGCCCTTATTGATGGTCATGTTCATATCGAATCGTCCATGATCACACCTTCTGAATTTGCTAAGGTCGTCCTTCCACACGGTGTCACAACAGTCGTAACAGATCCTCATGAAATCGCAAACGTTTCAGGGGTTGAAGGTCTTGAATTTATGTTGAATAACTCAGAGGGCAGCCCATTAGATGTCTACGTCATGCTTCCTTCCTGCGTCCCTGCCACCCCTTTTGAACATAACGGGGCAGTTCTTACGAGTCGAGAACTCGAACCTTTCTACTCCCACCCGCGAGTATTGGGTTTAGCAGAGGTCATGGATTATCCCTCTTTAAGAATGGCGGATGACAGAATGCTCGATAAAGTAGAGATGACCTTACAGCGTGGGGGACATATTGATGGTCACTTGGCTGGGTTAGACTCAACTGCTGTCAATGTCTATAAGGCCTCTGGCATCACAACCGACCATGAAAGCCATACAATTGAAGAAGGGAAAAGTCGTTTGGCTCGCGGCATGTATTTACTCATCCGTGAAGGTTCCGTTGCAAAGGATTTAACTTCACTCATTGATCTGGTTACCCTTAAAAATGCACGGCGCTGTGTGTTCTGCACCGATGACAAGCACCTTGATGATCTCATAGAAGAAGGCAGCATCAATCACATTGTCAGGTTAGCCATCCAATGCGGTTTAGATCCGCTTCTTGCCATCCAAATGGCCACCTTGAATCCAGCAGAATGCTATGGTCTTTCTCATAAAGGCGCCCTTGCACCAGGCTATCAAGCTGATTTTCTGCTCATTGATGACCTTGAAAATATGTCGATCGCTGAAGTCTATAAATCAGGGCAATGTGTGGCCAAAAACGGGGTATATCTAGAGAAGCCAGAAGCCTCAGTGACCTCAGAATCCAAGGTGAGTCGATCTATCGTTCTTCCAAAGTTAACGAGCGAAAGTCTGCAGCTCCCTCTCACCTCATCTCAAGCTAACGTGATCGGGATCATTCCCAATCAAATCACAACGAATAAACTTGTGGAAGAGGTTAACCGTGATCACGGCTTGTTTGTTCCATCACTTGAAAGCGATCAGTTAAAAATGGTTGTTATTGAACGTCACCATCAAACAGGAAATATTGGCTTAGGAATCGTTAAGGGGTTTGGTTTAAAAGCGGGGGCCATTGCCACCACCATCGCTCACGACTCTCATAATATTGTAGCAACAGGAACCAATGATGCGGACTTACATATTGCCATCGAAGCTGTTGCAGATTGTCATGGCGGTCTTGTTATAGTGAAAGATCAAAAGGTCATCGCCTCCTTATCTTTATCGATAGGGGGTCTCATGTCCGACCAATCCTACAAGCAGGTCTATGATGGCTTGCTGCAAATCAAGCCTGCTTTGCTTAAACTCGGTTTTGTTGGAGACTTTAATCCTTTTCTCACTCTTTCCTTTCTAACCTTGCCCGTTATTCCTTCTCTGAAACTAACCGATATGGGGCTCTTTGATGTGCAAACCATGAGCCATATTCCGGTAAGTGTCTAA
- a CDS encoding HAD family hydrolase, giving the protein MDSLIFDLDGTLWDSREVVARSWNSVIEQVEGYDKVITSEDFKKTMGLQIEAIGDILFADLDEKKRRALLKTCCEVENEWVRNYGGRLYEGVEDGIKSLSKNYKLFIVSNCQDGYIEAFLEYHKLGDYFEDFECPGRTGLPKGDNIKLVMERNHLETPIYIGDTAGDQQAAKKAGIPFVFAKYGFGEVKEHEYAIHHFTDLINLVKKMA; this is encoded by the coding sequence ATGGATAGTCTGATTTTCGATTTAGATGGTACGCTGTGGGATTCACGAGAGGTCGTTGCTCGATCCTGGAATAGTGTGATTGAGCAGGTTGAAGGATATGATAAGGTCATTACCTCCGAGGATTTTAAAAAGACAATGGGTTTGCAAATTGAAGCGATTGGGGACATCTTGTTTGCAGATTTGGATGAAAAAAAGCGTCGAGCTCTATTAAAAACTTGCTGTGAAGTTGAAAATGAGTGGGTTCGAAATTACGGAGGCCGTCTTTATGAAGGTGTGGAGGATGGAATCAAGTCGCTTTCTAAGAACTACAAGCTTTTTATCGTTTCAAATTGTCAAGATGGCTATATTGAAGCTTTTCTTGAGTATCACAAACTCGGCGATTATTTTGAGGATTTTGAGTGCCCCGGCAGAACGGGCCTTCCAAAAGGGGATAACATTAAGCTAGTGATGGAGCGCAATCACTTGGAAACGCCTATATATATCGGGGATACAGCTGGTGACCAGCAAGCAGCTAAAAAAGCCGGCATCCCTTTTGTATTCGCCAAATACGGGTTTGGCGAGGTAAAGGAACACGAGTATGCCATTCATCATTTTACAGATTTAATCAATCTAGTTAAAAAAATGGCTTAG
- a CDS encoding BH0509 family protein, producing the protein MSQSERNQKVRQLIDKNKFNEKEILKMTDGQIDYYHWLYFVDSVYDYM; encoded by the coding sequence ATGAGTCAATCAGAAAGAAATCAAAAAGTGAGACAGTTAATCGATAAGAACAAGTTCAATGAGAAGGAAATTCTCAAGATGACGGATGGCCAAATCGACTATTATCACTGGCTCTATTTTGTAGACTCTGTTTATGACTACATGTAA
- a CDS encoding right-handed parallel beta-helix repeat-containing protein — protein MRLKVVNIMMGFLLLLVGGLGMEKVSASESVNLTVLDFGANGSDSVDDTANLQAALDAAQKYRSTTITVPDGTYLISKALKIHSNTHLILSSHAVIKRNAVFGPMLRNERGGPGYTGDHDIVIEGGTWDGNGQALSGKHTFDNLEFGHASNVTVKNTNVLNDYGAHAIEFVGVQNGQVLNSTINGYFHDDNFAKKEAIQLDITHNGTVSYPFGYYDDTPCRNITIQGNTIENYSRGVGSHTTVKGVYPQYITIQNNSFKNLTDEAVDALKFKDLSILNNTFENVGTGIYFITVPSNPKANYSPDNPIVPIYTDNHYAINITGNRFDSVHKIPGRVGGKGIVFLGTSESSIEDVSIENNTIHHADGDGIYLAYTSQTVIKGNNVQSSKEYGLAIHHYSNDVKVDSNTITNNHSHGISVYANANASITNNIIRDNLGSGISISTHSSSNEVDSNKIGNNGNYGIVLYRWSNLNTISHNVITQSKYGIGVNSGSNQNQLKNNTIMGSQSHGVKLYGSSSNPVKSNVISGNTISNSGQDGLYLVHANGTEVSRNKVTGANLNGISVTNHSTAKLIKNKISKSKGHGIKISSSSKSFVGRNNSVS, from the coding sequence ATGCGATTAAAGGTTGTTAACATTATGATGGGCTTTCTTCTTTTATTAGTTGGAGGATTGGGGATGGAAAAAGTGTCTGCCAGTGAATCCGTTAATCTTACAGTTCTTGATTTTGGGGCCAATGGTTCCGACTCAGTGGATGATACCGCTAATCTCCAAGCAGCGCTCGATGCGGCTCAAAAATATAGGTCCACAACAATAACTGTACCGGACGGGACTTATTTAATCTCCAAAGCGCTGAAGATCCATTCTAACACCCATCTTATTTTATCAAGCCACGCGGTGATCAAAAGAAATGCGGTTTTTGGACCCATGTTGCGAAATGAAAGGGGTGGCCCTGGTTATACCGGGGATCATGATATTGTCATCGAAGGCGGGACATGGGATGGAAATGGCCAAGCGCTTTCGGGAAAGCATACCTTTGATAATCTCGAATTTGGACATGCCTCAAATGTCACGGTTAAGAACACGAATGTACTCAATGATTATGGGGCCCACGCCATAGAATTTGTTGGCGTTCAAAATGGACAAGTCTTGAATAGTACAATAAATGGTTATTTTCATGATGATAATTTTGCTAAGAAAGAAGCCATTCAACTCGACATAACGCATAACGGTACAGTTTCCTACCCATTCGGTTATTACGATGATACCCCATGCAGGAATATAACGATTCAAGGGAATACAATTGAGAACTACTCAAGGGGAGTCGGCAGTCACACCACTGTAAAAGGTGTTTATCCACAGTACATTACGATTCAAAACAATTCATTCAAGAACTTAACGGATGAGGCGGTTGACGCCTTAAAATTCAAAGATCTGTCCATTTTAAACAATACGTTTGAGAATGTGGGAACAGGCATTTATTTTATAACGGTCCCAAGTAATCCCAAAGCTAATTACAGTCCTGATAATCCCATTGTGCCAATCTATACGGATAATCATTACGCCATTAATATAACAGGGAATCGGTTTGACTCTGTGCATAAGATTCCAGGTCGCGTTGGCGGAAAGGGGATTGTTTTTTTAGGAACATCGGAAAGTAGTATTGAGGATGTGTCCATAGAAAATAATACAATTCATCATGCAGATGGGGATGGGATCTATTTAGCTTATACCAGTCAAACCGTAATCAAAGGGAATAACGTCCAAAGCTCTAAGGAATATGGATTAGCGATTCACCACTATTCCAATGATGTTAAGGTCGACTCAAATACAATTACAAATAACCACAGTCACGGTATATCTGTCTACGCGAATGCCAATGCCTCCATTACGAATAATATTATTCGTGATAATTTGGGAAGCGGGATATCCATTTCAACTCATTCGTCGAGCAACGAAGTGGATAGCAATAAGATCGGAAATAATGGCAATTATGGGATTGTGCTTTATCGATGGTCCAATCTTAATACAATCAGTCATAACGTTATTACTCAGTCTAAATACGGGATTGGGGTCAACTCGGGCTCTAATCAAAATCAGCTTAAGAACAACACAATTATGGGTTCGCAGAGTCATGGAGTCAAGCTCTATGGAAGCTCATCAAACCCAGTAAAATCTAACGTTATTTCCGGTAATACGATTTCTAACAGCGGACAGGATGGTCTGTACCTTGTTCACGCAAACGGCACCGAAGTCAGCAGAAATAAGGTAACAGGAGCTAACTTAAATGGTATATCAGTAACCAATCATTCAACCGCAAAGCTAATTAAAAATAAAATCAGTAAAAGCAAAGGACATGGAATTAAAATCAGTTCGTCCTCTAAGAGCTTTGTAGGTAGAAATAATTCAGTATCTTAA
- a CDS encoding pyruvoyl-dependent arginine decarboxylase, which produces MAPYEFQAINEALLVGQRIPKDYIFTKGYGDTDIGPGHDPWETGSFDMARQMAQIENFNIVRYTSIVPPDATEISIEQAKTLYHPGAVMECIISQMNGYEGDRLCAGVGLVQVKRSYDGKLISNYAAEYIGNADEEVAKKCLHRSLTHEFTRRYDPREYYMDQEKHCIQVHEVQHRYGTAIALIGFVTYIYPVLGKFQ; this is translated from the coding sequence GTGGCTCCCTATGAATTTCAGGCTATTAATGAAGCCTTGTTAGTTGGTCAAAGGATTCCTAAGGACTATATTTTCACAAAAGGTTATGGGGATACCGATATTGGTCCGGGGCATGACCCTTGGGAAACGGGCTCGTTTGATATGGCACGGCAAATGGCTCAAATCGAAAACTTTAATATTGTAAGGTATACGTCTATTGTCCCACCTGACGCGACCGAGATATCCATCGAACAGGCGAAGACTCTATACCATCCAGGTGCGGTCATGGAATGCATCATCTCACAAATGAACGGCTATGAAGGGGACCGACTATGCGCAGGTGTTGGATTAGTCCAGGTAAAAAGAAGCTATGACGGCAAGCTTATTTCTAATTATGCGGCGGAATACATTGGAAACGCTGACGAAGAGGTAGCCAAAAAGTGTTTGCACCGATCTTTAACTCATGAATTTACTCGGCGTTATGATCCTAGAGAATACTATATGGATCAAGAAAAACACTGTATTCAGGTACATGAAGTTCAGCACCGTTATGGAACAGCGATCGCCCTGATTGGTTTTGTGACTTACATCTATCCCGTACTAGGAAAGTTTCAATAA
- a CDS encoding DUF6056 family protein: MERLTHKTRYVAFGIVFLFYLYIAFNMALTQDDWTWGSSVGWERMQHGFSNYNGRYLGNLLEILITRNLAARVLAMSLFCTGVFYLLWRLIDLKQLHCGLLLFFLILSLPAKVFAQTYGWGAGFANYITAAFFSLLYLNIIKNVLDGDEPTYPRGSWIWMVPLGIGSQLFIEHVTLYNIFAAALVMLYTFIRYRKVYLLHVTYFISVIIGAVIMFSNSGYRTVVSGNYKGRSIALTEHEASLVNKMIHAAAHIYPHYILNNTILILVLSFAGIWLLQTHPFKVLSWFLSLILGAYPVYKIIWISNFHVRFSGARILEGLFSFVYVVTLFVVICVSVKGRTKRNRAIFFLISSAVLAMPFLVVTPLSPRCFLSSYFMMALVAVELLNSVIQPGIRPVVIRGAGVCSVAMMVMYLGVFNRIGHTTEIRNQEIKDQLAKQSTVIYVTKYRYTQFMQHSVPKKGTLPYITFNLYYHIPKNVTVKFKS; encoded by the coding sequence ATGGAAAGACTAACTCATAAGACGCGTTATGTAGCTTTCGGGATCGTTTTCTTATTTTATCTCTATATAGCTTTCAATATGGCTTTGACTCAGGATGATTGGACTTGGGGATCCTCGGTTGGCTGGGAGAGAATGCAACACGGGTTTTCTAATTATAATGGGCGTTATTTAGGAAACTTGCTAGAAATTCTCATTACGAGAAATTTGGCGGCGCGTGTTCTTGCTATGAGTCTCTTTTGTACAGGCGTGTTTTATCTGCTCTGGCGTCTAATTGATCTTAAACAGCTCCATTGCGGTCTCCTCTTATTTTTTCTCATCTTATCGCTCCCAGCAAAGGTGTTTGCTCAAACCTATGGGTGGGGCGCAGGATTTGCCAACTACATAACAGCTGCCTTTTTTAGTTTATTGTATTTAAACATTATTAAGAATGTCCTAGATGGGGATGAACCGACCTATCCGAGAGGAAGCTGGATTTGGATGGTTCCTCTTGGAATTGGATCACAGTTATTTATTGAACATGTCACTTTATATAATATCTTTGCTGCTGCGCTTGTCATGCTCTACACATTCATCCGCTATCGAAAAGTTTATCTTCTGCATGTCACTTATTTTATCTCAGTGATCATTGGTGCCGTGATTATGTTCTCAAACAGCGGCTATCGAACAGTCGTGAGCGGAAATTATAAGGGACGCTCCATCGCTTTGACCGAGCATGAAGCTTCTCTAGTAAACAAAATGATTCATGCGGCAGCTCATATTTATCCGCATTACATCTTAAACAACACGATTTTAATTCTTGTACTATCCTTTGCTGGAATCTGGCTGCTACAAACTCATCCATTCAAGGTTCTTTCTTGGTTTTTATCATTAATATTAGGGGCTTATCCCGTTTATAAGATCATATGGATCAGTAATTTCCATGTGAGGTTTAGTGGAGCTCGTATATTGGAGGGCTTATTTTCATTTGTCTATGTGGTGACACTTTTTGTGGTAATTTGTGTGTCGGTGAAGGGGAGAACCAAGCGAAATCGGGCCATATTTTTTCTGATTTCGAGTGCCGTTTTGGCGATGCCGTTTTTGGTTGTCACACCGCTCAGTCCGAGGTGCTTTCTCTCTTCTTACTTCATGATGGCGCTAGTTGCGGTGGAGCTCTTGAATAGTGTCATTCAACCGGGGATACGGCCTGTGGTCATCCGGGGGGCAGGCGTTTGTTCAGTGGCCATGATGGTCATGTATTTAGGTGTCTTTAATCGCATCGGTCATACGACGGAAATTCGTAATCAGGAAATAAAAGATCAGTTGGCTAAACAATCCACGGTCATTTATGTTACCAAATATCGATACACGCAATTCATGCAGCACAGTGTCCCCAAAAAAGGAACCCTTCCCTATATAACGTTTAATTTGTATTATCATATCCCAAAAAATGTGACCGTCAAATTCAAATCATGA
- a CDS encoding GtrA family protein translates to MKKAFHKWYTLITYLVVGGFTTLINIVSFWLLTVPIPVNYVIANTVAWVLSVLFAYVANKIIVFQSKTENKTETIREFVSFIGFRFVSYAMDLAVMILLISGLHMNETLSKILTNVVVLVANFIFSKWFIFRNAKEREAVGNGKTNS, encoded by the coding sequence GTGAAGAAGGCTTTTCATAAATGGTACACCTTAATTACTTATTTGGTTGTTGGCGGCTTCACAACCCTTATTAATATTGTTAGCTTTTGGCTGCTTACCGTCCCGATCCCAGTCAATTATGTCATTGCGAATACGGTGGCGTGGGTTCTGTCTGTCCTTTTTGCCTATGTGGCTAATAAAATCATTGTCTTTCAAAGTAAAACGGAAAACAAAACCGAAACCATTCGTGAGTTTGTCTCATTTATAGGGTTTAGGTTCGTTTCTTATGCCATGGATTTGGCTGTTATGATTCTCTTAATCAGTGGACTGCATATGAATGAAACGCTTTCTAAAATACTTACAAACGTTGTAGTATTAGTCGCCAATTTCATTTTTAGCAAATGGTTTATTTTTCGAAATGCCAAAGAGAGAGAGGCGGTGGGTAATGGAAAGACTAACTCATAA
- a CDS encoding glycosyltransferase family 2 protein: MGTKKLITLLIPAFNEEQSIKPLYESLVSHLGSLETHYDFEILFVNDGSEDRTLDILKQYREKDARISFIDLSRNFGKEIAMMAGMDYAKGDAIIIMDADLQHPPEVIPELIKHWEEGYEDVYATRVKREGESWLRRFTSKKYYELLQKTTRMPICPDAGDFRLLDRRCIEAVKKMRESHRYTKGLYCWIGFKKKEIKYVAAPRVSGESKWSYISLLNLAVEGLTSYTTLPLRLSSFFGFLVSFLALVYMVITIIKTLVMGIPGTGYTTLLVCILLLGGIQLISIGIIGEYLGRIFIETKQRPLYYVEEYNGEQVMP, encoded by the coding sequence ATGGGCACCAAGAAATTAATTACACTTTTAATACCTGCATTTAATGAAGAGCAATCGATTAAGCCGTTGTATGAATCATTGGTTTCGCACTTGGGTTCTCTTGAGACCCATTATGATTTTGAAATTCTTTTTGTCAATGACGGAAGTGAGGATCGTACCCTTGATATTTTAAAGCAATATCGAGAGAAGGACGCTCGTATTTCCTTTATTGATTTATCTAGAAACTTTGGAAAAGAAATTGCTATGATGGCCGGAATGGATTATGCAAAAGGAGATGCGATCATTATTATGGATGCCGACCTCCAGCATCCGCCTGAGGTTATACCAGAGCTAATCAAGCATTGGGAGGAAGGGTATGAAGATGTCTATGCGACGCGAGTGAAGCGTGAGGGTGAATCGTGGCTTCGCCGTTTTACGTCCAAAAAGTATTATGAGCTTTTGCAGAAGACGACAAGAATGCCGATATGCCCTGATGCCGGTGATTTCCGATTGTTAGATCGACGCTGCATTGAGGCAGTCAAGAAAATGCGGGAATCACATAGATATACAAAAGGATTATATTGTTGGATTGGGTTTAAAAAGAAAGAAATAAAGTATGTGGCGGCACCGCGAGTTAGTGGGGAGTCCAAATGGAGTTATATTTCTTTATTAAACCTTGCTGTTGAAGGGCTGACCTCTTATACGACTTTGCCCCTTCGACTTTCTTCCTTTTTTGGCTTTCTCGTTTCTTTTCTGGCCTTGGTTTATATGGTGATCACGATCATTAAGACGTTGGTAATGGGCATCCCAGGGACGGGGTATACAACGCTTTTGGTCTGTATTTTACTTCTTGGTGGCATTCAATTGATTTCGATAGGGATTATCGGAGAGTATTTAGGGAGAATTTTTATTGAGACCAAACAGCGTCCTTTATATTATGTCGAAGAGTACAATGGTGAGCAGGTGATGCCGTGA
- a CDS encoding aminotransferase class I/II-fold pyridoxal phosphate-dependent enzyme → MIKANKIKALPPNVFVQTEEQKLKAHTLGVKFYDFGIADPSYPSPITAVKTLQADAEIPHYHHYSPLKGHPVFRKQLAIWYQENFNVHLDPNIEILPLLGTKEGLFDICMTYLDKGDVVLIPNPGFPTYFQATSIAGGEIYSMPLLKENQYLPDLKSIPETILKRAKLMFLNYPHNPTGAIAPDSFIEKVIQFAKEHEFIICYDNVFATLTLDGNKPKSFLEYEGAKEVGVEFTSFSKMFNMQGWRIGAVAGNHEVINSLLKMFVEAHTSIFQPIQLAAAAVLREVAQTDFPHQLRTDYQQKVDYGLKKFEEIGWPVERPQGACYLWVPVPDGYSSDEFSGLLFDKYSILTCPGIGFGELGEGFIRLSLTLKMEDCIKGIDKLCEAFKEII, encoded by the coding sequence ATGATTAAAGCGAATAAAATAAAAGCACTACCACCTAATGTATTTGTACAAACAGAAGAACAAAAATTAAAAGCCCACACTCTTGGGGTGAAATTTTATGATTTCGGTATAGCTGACCCAAGCTATCCTTCACCGATTACAGCGGTCAAAACGCTGCAAGCAGATGCGGAAATCCCACACTATCATCACTATTCTCCTTTAAAGGGGCATCCTGTTTTTCGAAAACAATTAGCCATTTGGTATCAAGAAAACTTCAACGTTCACTTGGATCCCAACATAGAAATCTTGCCCTTATTAGGAACCAAAGAAGGACTGTTTGATATTTGTATGACCTACTTAGATAAAGGGGATGTTGTCCTTATTCCAAACCCTGGTTTTCCCACTTATTTCCAAGCAACCTCTATAGCAGGCGGCGAAATCTATTCAATGCCTCTCTTAAAGGAAAATCAGTATCTTCCGGATTTAAAAAGCATCCCAGAAACGATTTTAAAACGTGCCAAATTAATGTTCCTTAACTATCCGCATAATCCAACTGGCGCCATCGCACCGGACTCCTTTATTGAAAAGGTCATTCAATTTGCCAAAGAACATGAATTCATCATTTGCTATGATAATGTGTTTGCGACTCTAACGCTTGACGGAAATAAGCCTAAAAGTTTCTTGGAATATGAAGGGGCAAAAGAGGTAGGGGTAGAATTTACTTCCTTCTCAAAAATGTTTAATATGCAAGGCTGGCGGATTGGCGCTGTTGCCGGAAACCACGAGGTCATCAATTCCCTTTTAAAAATGTTTGTAGAAGCCCACACTAGTATTTTTCAACCTATTCAACTTGCGGCGGCAGCTGTCTTAAGAGAGGTTGCCCAAACTGATTTTCCTCATCAACTACGGACCGATTATCAGCAAAAGGTAGATTACGGACTAAAGAAATTCGAGGAAATTGGCTGGCCAGTTGAAAGACCTCAAGGGGCCTGTTATTTGTGGGTTCCCGTACCTGATGGCTATTCTTCCGATGAATTCTCAGGGCTTTTATTTGATAAGTATTCCATTCTAACTTGCCCAGGAATCGGTTTTGGTGAATTGGGTGAAGGCTTCATAAGGCTCTCATTAACGCTTAAAATGGAAGACTGCATAAAAGGCATAGATAAATTATGCGAAGCCTTTAAAGAAATCATTTAA
- a CDS encoding VC0807 family protein translates to MTKRLLFLLELFIYLILPLLLWGTIRDIIGDFPTMICSSLFGVLFSTYRYYKTREFNLTALLLMGNLIIDFLIDIFSQSAIRLLWNSTFYSLGLAFLYLLSVLIKRPIFLLFALDLIVMDGNDRKINKEMLYRPGPLKVFNLLTLVNSLKELVSAFTMMYLIKNFGVEAYRFDILLDQAFSFILSLISIFGFLYAYKLANEIVTIKKSPLYGSRQTSCFKLETIYYFFCNN, encoded by the coding sequence ATGACCAAACGCTTACTTTTTCTTCTTGAACTCTTTATTTACCTTATCCTCCCCCTTTTATTATGGGGAACGATAAGGGATATCATTGGCGACTTTCCAACGATGATTTGTTCGTCATTGTTTGGAGTATTATTCAGTACATACCGGTATTATAAAACTAGAGAGTTTAATTTGACAGCCCTTCTATTAATGGGGAATTTAATTATCGATTTTCTTATTGATATTTTCTCTCAATCTGCCATTCGTTTACTGTGGAACAGCACGTTCTATTCATTGGGACTAGCTTTTCTTTATCTTTTAAGTGTCCTGATAAAGAGGCCGATTTTTCTGCTATTTGCCTTGGATTTAATTGTCATGGATGGAAATGATAGAAAAATTAATAAGGAAATGCTTTATCGGCCTGGCCCTTTAAAAGTCTTTAACCTTCTCACTCTCGTTAATAGTCTTAAGGAACTCGTTTCTGCTTTTACCATGATGTACTTGATAAAAAACTTCGGGGTAGAAGCCTATCGCTTCGACATCCTGCTCGATCAAGCCTTTAGTTTCATCCTGTCATTGATTTCTATCTTCGGCTTTCTATACGCCTATAAGCTGGCTAACGAAATTGTGACTATCAAAAAATCACCTCTATATGGGAGCCGGCAGACGTCTTGCTTTAAGCTTGAAACGATTTACTACTTTTTCTGTAATAATTAA